A region of Salinibacter sp. 10B DNA encodes the following proteins:
- a CDS encoding TIGR02757 family protein — MASLHDLNEYLDRLVDRHETPAFIEDDPISIPHAFDDPRDQEVIGLYAALLAWGRRDVMLRKLTELCERMDHAPHRFVRTFVPARDAGALDDFVHRTFQPIDAIWLTKNLSTALEQYGSVESLFDAHKPEDPNGSPVRSMLQGVSTTLLTIDDETPQRLRKHLARPETGSACKRLNMYLRWMVRPGPVDFGHWTCLQPADLMLPVDVHVGRQARALGLLSRKTNDWKAVRRLTAICREFSPNDPARYDFAFFGVGAQDESLDTRFTGDNSVDGSSLPTPR, encoded by the coding sequence AGGACGATCCGATCTCGATTCCCCACGCGTTCGACGACCCGCGCGACCAAGAGGTGATTGGGCTCTACGCGGCGCTCCTGGCGTGGGGGCGGCGCGACGTGATGCTGCGCAAGCTGACGGAGTTATGCGAGCGGATGGACCATGCCCCGCACCGCTTCGTGCGCACGTTTGTCCCGGCCCGCGACGCCGGTGCACTCGACGACTTCGTGCATCGAACCTTTCAGCCCATCGACGCGATCTGGCTGACGAAGAATTTGAGCACAGCATTGGAGCAGTACGGCTCGGTCGAGTCGCTCTTTGACGCTCACAAGCCTGAGGATCCGAACGGCTCCCCCGTCCGCTCCATGCTGCAGGGGGTGAGTACAACACTGCTCACGATTGACGACGAGACGCCCCAGCGCCTTCGAAAGCACCTGGCACGCCCCGAGACGGGCAGCGCCTGCAAGCGACTCAACATGTACCTCCGCTGGATGGTGCGGCCCGGACCGGTGGACTTCGGACACTGGACCTGCTTACAACCGGCCGATCTGATGCTGCCGGTGGACGTACACGTGGGGCGTCAGGCGCGCGCCTTGGGGCTGCTCTCTCGCAAGACGAACGACTGGAAAGCCGTCCGGCGCCTCACCGCCATCTGCCGCGAATTTTCTCCGAACGACCCGGCCCGATACGACTTTGCGTTTTTCGGCGTGGGGGCTCAGGACGAGTCGCTCGACACGCGATTTACTGGCGACAACTCGGTGGACGGCAGTTCACTACCGACCCCCCGGTAG